CCGGATCGGCCGCACGGCATAGCGGCTGCCGTCGCGCACCACCATCTGCTGCTCCAGCTCCTGCGGATAGGGCCGGATCGCCAGCCGCGCGGTACCGCGCCGGGCCGGCTGCGCCACCCGGATGCGGGCATCCAGTGCGATCACGCCCTTCTCGTCGGCCAATAGCGGATTGATGTCCAGCTCGGCGACTTCGGCGAAGTCGCAGACAAGCTGCGATATCTTGATGAGGGTCAGCGCAATGGCGTCCAGATCGGCAGCGGGCCGGTCGCGATAGCCGCGCAGCAGCCGGATGATCCGGGTCTCCTCCATCGTCTCGCGGGCCAGCTTCATGTTCAGCGGCGGCAGGGCGAGCGCCTTGTCGTCCAGCAGCTCGACGGCTGTACCGCCCTGGCCGAACAGTAGCACCGGGCCGAACTGGCGGTCATCGACCATGCCGACGATCAGCTCATGCGCGTGCGCGCGGCGGATCATCGGCTGCACGGTGAAGCCCTCCAGCCGGGCCTCAGGCTGCCGGCGGCGGATGGTCGCCAGCATCGTTTCTGCGGCCTGCCGGGTTTCCTCCGGCGTTTCCAGATTCAGCACCACGCCGCCGGCATCGGATTTGTGGGTGATGTCGGGCGACAAGATCTTCAGCGCCACCGGCCCAGCCATCTCCTCCGCGTAGGTGGCGGCCTCGGCCGGGGTGCGGGCGATGCGGGTCGGCACCACAGGCACCTGATAGGCGGCGAGCACCTGCTTGGCTTCCGATTCCGACAGCCAGTCGCGGCCCTCAGCCAGCATGGCGCGCAGGATGGTGCCCGCGCGGTCCCGGTCCGGCGCGAAATTCTCCGGCAGCGAGGGCGGCGTCTCCATCAGCAGCGCCTGGTTGCGCCGGAAGCGCACCAGATCCATGAAGCCGCGTACCGCCTGTTCCGGCGTATGGTAGGTCGGGATGCGCTGTTCGGTGAACAGGTGGCGCGCGTCGGCCGCCGCCGGATCGCCCAGCCAGTTGGTCAGCAGGGTGCGCTTCGACTCCTTCGCGGTCTCGATGATGGCACGGGCGACCTCGGTGCTGTCGGCCACTGCCGTCGGGCAGTTCAGCACCAGCACGGCATCGTTGTTCGGGTCGGCCAGCAGCGCCTTCAGCGCTGCGGCATAGCGCGCCGGCGGGGCGTCGCCAATGATGTCCACCGGATTGCCGCGCGACCAGGTGGCTGGCAGCGCCGCGTCGAGTGCCGCCATGGTCGTGGGCGCGAGGTCGGCCAGCGTGCCCTCGAAATCGATCAGCGCATCGGTGGCTAGCACGCCAGGCCCGCCGCCATTGGTCAGGATCGCCAGCCGCTCGCCCTGCGGCGGCCGCGCCGTCGCCAGCGTCTCCACCGCGTCGAACAGCTCGCGCATCTCATAGACGCGCAGCGCGCCGGCACGCCGGAAGGCGGCGTCATACACCGCATCGGCCCCGGCCAGGGCGCCGGTGTGCGAGGCGGCGGCCCGGGCGCCTTCGGCATGGCGGCCGGCCTTGATGATGATGACCGGCTTCAGGCGGGCGCAGGCGCGGGCCGCCGACATGAACTTCCGTGCATCGGTGACCGCCTCGATATAAAGCAGCACCGCCTTGGTGACGGGATCGGCGGCGAGGTAATCCAGCATGTCGCCGAAATCCACATCCGCCATGTCGCCCAGCGAGACGAACTGCGAGAAGCCGATGCCGCGCGAGGCCGCCCAGTCCAGCACGGCGGTCACCATCGCGCCCGACTGGGTGACGAAGGCGATGTCGCCGGCACGCGGTGCGATATGCGCGAAGCTGGCGTTCAGCCCGGCCCCCGGCGCCATGATGCCCAGGCAGTTCGGCCCGACGATGCGCAGCAGGTGCGGTTTAGCCGCGTCCAGTGCCGCCTGGCGCAGCGTGCCGCCGTTCCCGTCGTCGGTGCCAAGCCCGGCAGAGATGACGATGGCGGCTTTCGTCCCGCGCGCGCCAAGTTCAGCAATCAACCCCGGTACGCTGTCGGGCGGCGTACAGATCACCGCGAGGTCCGGCGTCACCGGCAGGCCGGCAACATCCGGATAGGCCAGCACCCCCTCCACCGCCCGGTGGTGCGGGTTCACCGGCATCACCGGTCCCCTGAACCCGGCGTTGAAAAGGTTGCGGGCAACCACCGCGCCCACCGATCCGGCGCGTGTGCTGGCGCCGATCAGCGCCACCGAGGCGGGCTTGAAGAGATAATCGAGATTGCGGACGCTCATGGCTGTCTCCTGCGGGGTCGATCAGCGTTTGTTGAGGCCGCGCGCCTCATAGTCGCGCAGTGCCGCCCGGAT
This sequence is a window from Oceanibaculum indicum P24. Protein-coding genes within it:
- a CDS encoding bifunctional acetate--CoA ligase family protein/GNAT family N-acetyltransferase, whose translation is MSVRNLDYLFKPASVALIGASTRAGSVGAVVARNLFNAGFRGPVMPVNPHHRAVEGVLAYPDVAGLPVTPDLAVICTPPDSVPGLIAELGARGTKAAIVISAGLGTDDGNGGTLRQAALDAAKPHLLRIVGPNCLGIMAPGAGLNASFAHIAPRAGDIAFVTQSGAMVTAVLDWAASRGIGFSQFVSLGDMADVDFGDMLDYLAADPVTKAVLLYIEAVTDARKFMSAARACARLKPVIIIKAGRHAEGARAAASHTGALAGADAVYDAAFRRAGALRVYEMRELFDAVETLATARPPQGERLAILTNGGGPGVLATDALIDFEGTLADLAPTTMAALDAALPATWSRGNPVDIIGDAPPARYAAALKALLADPNNDAVLVLNCPTAVADSTEVARAIIETAKESKRTLLTNWLGDPAAADARHLFTEQRIPTYHTPEQAVRGFMDLVRFRRNQALLMETPPSLPENFAPDRDRAGTILRAMLAEGRDWLSESEAKQVLAAYQVPVVPTRIARTPAEAATYAEEMAGPVALKILSPDITHKSDAGGVVLNLETPEETRQAAETMLATIRRRQPEARLEGFTVQPMIRRAHAHELIVGMVDDRQFGPVLLFGQGGTAVELLDDKALALPPLNMKLARETMEETRIIRLLRGYRDRPAADLDAIALTLIKISQLVCDFAEVAELDINPLLADEKGVIALDARIRVAQPARRGTARLAIRPYPQELEQQMVVRDGSRYAVRPIRPEDGPALQALFARLAPEDIRMRFFQPLKSLPLALAARLTQIDYDREMALIASPKEPPEQEEEISAVVRISCDPDNERAEYAILVRSDLKGRGIGYGLMKLIIAQAKQRGVREVFGDVLRENQPMLQLCRDLGFTAMESEEDPTLVRMVLTI